One part of the Bacillus spongiae genome encodes these proteins:
- a CDS encoding YbbR-like domain-containing protein, which yields MDKLMESRWFMRIVAFALASLLFISVNVDNDRTKTSGNGSNEDSITINDVPITSYYDTENLVVSGLPETVDITLSGTKSLVQTTKARGVFNLFVDLEDVTVGEHNVPIQYKDIPDNLDVIIEPKYIDIDVQEKVTEEFVVEPELNESLLAEGYEIEELLVEPNKVSISGAKSDIEAITYVKASIELNDLVDGNLIKEARVLAFDDALNKLNVTIEPKVVDVKINVVNPSKEVPIKVETKGTLPDGVELDTIEVEPNKIQVFGRSSALNELDELEVEIDLSKIEKDTTLEVPVTLPSGLNKSQPSSVSVNVNVKVMGKRTFLHLPINIRGAIQEDSVTFLSPNDGSADVIVEAYQDILDELTEKDVKPFIDVSDLPPGEHEVDLSVEGLEKVKWSSSVEKVKVKIE from the coding sequence ATGGATAAATTAATGGAAAGCCGTTGGTTCATGAGGATTGTTGCTTTCGCTTTAGCCTCTTTATTGTTTATCTCAGTAAATGTGGATAATGATCGCACAAAAACAAGTGGAAATGGCTCTAATGAGGATTCAATTACAATTAATGATGTTCCTATAACGTCTTACTATGATACAGAGAATTTGGTTGTTTCTGGTTTACCTGAAACAGTAGATATTACTTTATCAGGTACTAAAAGCCTAGTACAAACGACAAAAGCTAGGGGAGTCTTTAACCTATTTGTTGATTTAGAAGACGTGACGGTTGGTGAGCACAACGTACCCATCCAATATAAAGATATACCAGATAATTTGGATGTAATAATCGAACCAAAGTATATCGATATAGATGTACAAGAAAAAGTGACCGAAGAATTTGTGGTGGAACCTGAACTTAACGAATCCTTATTAGCAGAAGGTTACGAAATTGAGGAATTGCTTGTCGAACCTAATAAAGTGTCTATTTCAGGGGCAAAAAGTGATATTGAAGCTATTACGTATGTAAAAGCGTCGATAGAACTTAATGACCTTGTTGATGGAAACTTGATAAAAGAAGCTAGGGTGCTAGCATTTGACGATGCTTTAAATAAATTAAATGTAACTATCGAGCCAAAAGTAGTAGATGTGAAAATAAATGTAGTCAATCCTTCAAAAGAAGTTCCTATTAAAGTTGAGACAAAAGGAACTTTACCTGATGGCGTCGAATTAGATACTATTGAAGTGGAACCAAATAAAATACAAGTATTTGGACGCAGCTCAGCATTAAATGAATTAGACGAGTTAGAAGTAGAAATAGACTTATCGAAAATAGAAAAGGATACAACACTTGAGGTTCCTGTTACGCTACCGAGTGGATTAAATAAAAGCCAACCTTCTTCCGTATCTGTAAACGTGAATGTTAAGGTAATGGGGAAAAGAACGTTTTTACATCTCCCAATTAATATCCGCGGAGCAATTCAAGAAGATAGTGTGACGTTTCTTTCTCCAAATGATGGATCGGCTGATGTGATAGTAGAAGCCTATCAAGATATTCTCGATGAATTAACGGAGAAAGATGTAAAGCCGTTTATTGATGTTTCAGACCTTCCACCGGGTGAGCACGAAGTAGATTTGAGTGTAGAAGGTCTTGAAAAGGTCAAGTGGTCGTCATCTGTCGAAAAGGTAAAAGTGAAAATTGAATGA